In Bactrocera oleae isolate idBacOlea1 chromosome 3, idBacOlea1, whole genome shotgun sequence, a genomic segment contains:
- the vig gene encoding SERPINE1 mRNA-binding protein 1, whose translation MDGSGNNRYELLFMDDDVSDPLDNVASKSKKQVKTAGASGGSAPSTKLSNKQNVDGPTRALSNKKPNQAEKENKPSALNKNEPNKKSPAGNTVDRTSKQGGSTTNTNRKRTGPASEVVQGGQQQQGTRNLNFRQQNDETREQRNNRRNARENGYTGNFGNQIDGSAQQQPRQFRDRDNRGPPRNRNFEGGNRGGKREFDRQSGSDKTGVKAVDKRDGAGAHNWGSVKEAIDDVNKSDVEGGNVTDKAEESGNEQPDQTPVEEETKELTLDEWKAQKQQRVKPTFNIRKAGEGEDTTQWKKMVVLNNNKKKENESEEELEYDPAMYPQRVGRQQRVLDIQFNFNDGRRGAGFGGRGRGRGSRPGGGAPNPNANTNTNFNATERPPIGGGRGVNAGRGGKRNFGGFRQQNVAPKVNDERQFPTLA comes from the exons ATGGATGGCTCTGGAAATAATCGTTATGAACTTTTGTTCATGGACGATGATGTTAGTGATCCATTAGATAATGTTGCGAGCAAGTCGAAAAAGCAGGTTAAAACTGCTGGTGCCAGTGGGGGTAGTGCACCCTCTACAAAGTTATCGAATAAACAAAATGTCGACGGTCCTACAAGGGCACTATCGAATAAGAAACCCAACCAAGCTGAAAAAGAGAATAAGCCATCAGCCTTGAACAAAAATGAACCGAATAAGAAGTCACCGGCAGGTAATACTGTGGATAGAACTAGCAAACAAGGTGGGTCAACTACTAACACCAATCGCAAACGAACTGGTCCCGCTAGTGAAGTCGTTCAAGGTGGGCAACAGCAACAGGGCACGAGAAACTTAAATTTTAGACAGCAAAACGATGAAACTCGTGAACAACGTAATAATCGTCGTAATGCTCGAGAAAATGGATACACTGGGAATTTTGGAAATCAAATTGATGGCTCAGCACAGCAGCAACCACGACAATTTCGGGACCGCGATAATCGCGGACCACCACGTAACCGCAATTTCGAAGGCGGCAATCGTGGAGGAAAACGTGAATTCGACCGCCAATCGGGATCTGATAAAACTG gtGTAAAAGCAGTTGACAAACGTGATGGTGCTGGCGCACATAATTGGGGATCTGTCAAAGAAGCTATCGATGACGTCAATAAGAGCGATGTAGAGGGTGGCAATGTTACCGATAAGGCTGAAGAGTCTGGTAACGAACAGCCTGACCAAACGCCGGTCGAAGAAGAAACCAAAGAATTAACGCTGGATGAATGGAAggcgcaaaaacaacaacgagtCAAACCAACTTTCAATATTCGTAAAGCTGGAGAAG GTGAAGATACAACTCAATGGAAGAAAATGGTAGTTCTaaacaataataagaaaaagGAAAATGAAAGTGAAGAGGAACTTGAATACGATCCTGCCATGTACCCTCAGCGAGTTGGACGTCAACAACGTGTACTTGACATACAATTCAATTTCAATGACGGTCGCCGAGGTGCTGGTTTTGGTGGACGAGGACGTGGACGTGGATCTCGTCCAGGAGGTGGCGCCCCTAATCCCAAtgccaacaccaacaccaattTCAATGCTACCGAACGACCACCAATAGGTGGTGGACGCGGCGTTAATGCAGGCAGAGGCGGAAAGCGTAACTTTGGTGGTTTTAGACAACAAAATGTTGCACCAAAAGTCAACGACGAACGTCAATTCCCAACATTGGCTTAA